Part of the Acidimicrobiales bacterium genome, GGTGCTGGCCGGTATCGGAACCGTCAGCGTGGGAGGGAGCCCCAGCTCGTTGGTGGACCCTGCTTTCAAGGCCCACCCAGGGCACTCAGGACCTACATCTTCAGTGATCGCCTTCCTACAGACTCAGGTGATCCTCAACACCCGACGCGCCCACGCGCTCACGCGACACCAGTCATTCACGTTTCAGGCCGAGGCGGGTATTCCCTGAGCACGACTGGGGCCCCGCCGCCCGCCCGTGCAGACCTCAGCGCGAGCCGGGTGAAGTAGGCCTTGCGGGCTGCGGTAGCCCGACGCCGGCGCTCGTCGACGCTGAGCTGACCGTCCGGGTCCAACTCTCGTTCGAAGCGAGCCGTGAACGCCGCAGAACGAGCAGGCGCGGGCTATCGCTCTTCCGGGCTCCGTCAGTCGATGGTGCCCTGGGGGACGACCCACTCTGCGGCTTGGCCCGTGACCGACGCAATGCGGTCGAAGTCGGTGTCGTAGTGGAGCACCGTGCGACCGGTCGTCTCTGCCACCGCGGCGATCAGCAGATCGGGGACCTTCCTGCCCTTCAGGCCATGCACGGCGAGCAGTCGCTGAACCTGCGCCGCCCGAGCGAAGTGACGGGCCTCGACGTCCAAGGGCTCGAAGACGTCCAGGGCGGCAATCAAGCGGTCCCAATCCTCGCCGTTGCTGGCGGAGAACCCGATCTCGAGCTCGGTCATCGCCGTCCGCGCGAGGCCGGCGCCATCAAGGGCCTGGACGCGCTCGCGCACGGCCGAGACGCGAAGCCGTCTCATGACGCTGGTGTCGACGACGAAGCTCATGGCCAGGCCGTGGAGCGGTCGTCCAGGTCGGCGCTGGCCAACACGTCGAGCGCCTGGTCGAGCTTGGACTGTCTGACTGCCGCCGCTCGCCGGAGCGCCTCGTTGACCGTGTCCTTGATGGTGCGGGTCCCGAGTTCGGCACGCGCTGCATCCAGCGCCACGTCGTCGACATCGATCAGTCGCTTCGTCACGGTCCAGTATATACACGCGAAGCCTGTGTATACAGACGAACGGTCGGCGGTGCTCTGCGCCGCGCCGACCTGGGAATCGCGAGCGATCCGGCGTCAGCGCGCGGGACAGCGGGGGATCCCCCATCTCAGCGGCCTGCGGCATCACGTCGGTCGCACTCGCCGGCCGAGTTCCCCGAGGCGGCGGCGTGTTCATGCGGCAACGATGGGCGAATAACGCCCGTTCTTGCCGCATGAATGGTCCGGGGGCGCGAACCGGCTTGAGCGAACGGCACGTTGAATGCCGGACCGCGCGGCCGGCGTCGATCCCGACGGCGCACCGATCGGCAGCGCCGAACAACGCCCGTCGTCGGCGGCGCAGAAGGCGCGAACCGGCGGGGGGCGAGCAGGTACTTCTCGATGGTCCCGGGCGACCGGTTGGCGGCCCGCAGGTGGCGACCGAAGCTGACGATCAGGGTGATCGAGGTCGCCGTCGGCCGGCGCGGCGACAGCGGGCAGCATCCTCCCGGATCGAGTCCGTGTCGCCGCATCATCTGGCCGAGCGGTGCCCTAGCCCCTACAAGCCGCTGACCTGCGGGTATGGCGAAACCCACCAGCGGTTACTTGAACCGGAGTCCGGGACAAGCGCTGTTCTGGCGGCCTCTCCAGGCGTGGAGCCCGGGAGCGAAAAGGGCCACCGTATGCGCTGGTAACAGGCGCAATTCCGGCGTCCTGGCGTCTCAGCCAGTCAGGCCGAGGTGGTACTCCTTGAGCACGACCGGGGCCCGGCCGCTCGCCGGCTCGTGGTCGCCGTGGAGCACGTCGGGATCGAGGTCGACGCCGATCGGCCAGGCGATCGTGCCGGCGACGGTGTCGACCGAAACCTGTGCGAACAGTGCCCGGTCCTGCAGCGGCTCGAAAACCCCGCCAGCGAGAACCCCGTCGAAATCAAGCTCCCTCACCAGGCCGTCCGAGAAGGTGAGGCGCAGCCGGAAGTCACCGAGGTGCTCCACAGCCACGACTCTCGCAGGTCGGCTCACGGACCAAGGTTAACGGAGCGGCTCGATCGGCACGAGCTTCGTGGGCGCCTGGGCGCGGTCCCAGTTGTCCTGCAGTTCCGATCGGCGCAGCTCGGCCCACTCCCTGACCAGGCGGGCGGCGGTGCGGGGAAGCGACCCGGCCAGGAACGCCGCGTCGTCGATCCGCACGAGAGCTTCCTCGCCGCCGTAGATGGCGTGGAAATGCGGCGGCTGGTGGTCCTGCCAGTACATGTACACGACGATCCCGTAGAACTCCCTCAGCCGCGGCAGGCGGCGCACAGTACGAGGCGCCGGGGCGTCGGCCCGGAGGAGCCCACGCAATGGCGGCGGCAACGGTGGGCCGGTAGTGGCGGCGCAGAAGGCGGCGAACCGGCGGGCGGCGAGCAGGTACTTCTCGATGGTCCTGGGCGACCGGTTGGCGGCCCGCAGGTGGCGACCGAAGCTGACGATCAGGCGCTCGAGGTCCCCGTCGGCCGGCGCGGCGTCAGCGGCCTCGGAGCATCTCCCCTCCAGTCCGGTAGAGCGGTGCGCTAGCACCTACAAGCCGCTGACCTGCGGGTATGGCGAATCCCACCAGCGGCTACTTGAACCAGATGCGCTGGTAGTCCCGGCTCTGGGCGTGGAGGAGCAGGGCGACGAGGGCGATCTCGAACATGAGGTTGATGAGCCCGGTGGAGAACACCGCCTCGCCGCCCCCGTAGTAGAGCCGGAGCAGGAAGGGCAGGAACGCCATGCCCACGCCCAGGGCGTAGCCCCACTTCTGCTCGTTGGCGATGCCGTACCCGGCGGCCACCGACCCGGCCGCGGCACCCAGGAAGAGCAGGGGGAACACCCCGGCCCGCAGCAGCCACAGCACGGTGAAGAAGGCGTTGGCGTACAGCAGGAACACGGCGATCTGGAGCGTCTGGGGCTGATGCGGGTTCGTCCACCGCCGCGTTTCCATGCGCTCAGTCTGGCCGATCGGCCCGCCGTCGCGGCGGTGGAACGCGCCCGGCCCCCGCGGCCGCCAGCTGGCCGCAGGCGGCGTCGATGTCGGTCCCCCGGTTGCGGCGCACGGTGGCGTTGACCCCGAGCGACTCCAGCAGGTCGCGGAACGCCCGGACGCCGGCCGCCGGGGTGCCCCGCACGGCGTAGCCGGGCGTCGGGTTGAGGGGGATGAGGTTGACGTGGGCCCTCACCTCCCGGGCCAGCTCGGCCAGGCGGGCGGCGTCGCCGGCCCGGTCGTTCACCCCCGCGATGAGGGCCCACTCGAACGACAGCCGGCGGCCCTTGGCGTCGACCCACGCCCGGCACGCCTCGAGCAGCGCCTCCAGCGGGTAACGCCGGTTGACCGGCACCAGCTCGTCGCGGAGGGCGTCGTCGGCGGCGTGGAGGGAGACGGCCAGGTTCACCGGGAGGGGCAGCGACGCCAGCCGGCGGATGCCGGGGACGATCCCGATGGTCGACACGGTCAAATGGCGGGCCGAGAGACCGAGGTCCCCGTGCATGCGCTCGATGGCCGGCCACACCCGGTCCAGGTTGGCCAGGGGCTCGCCCATGCCCATGAACACGACGTTGGAGACCCGGCGCCCGGTCCGGCGCGCCTCGGCGCCCGCCCGCACCACCTGCTCGACGATCTCACCGGTGGTCAGGTTGCGCTCGAACCCGGCCTGGCCGGTCGCGCAGAAGCCGCACGCCATGGCGCAGCCGGCCTGGCTGGACACGCAGACGGTGGTGCGGCCCGCGTAGTGCATCAGCACCGTCTCGATCAGCCGCCCGTCGGCGAGCGCCCACCGCCACTTGACCGTGTCGCCGTCGTCGGTCTCGACGGCGGTGTCCTCGCGGAGCGACGGAGCGAGGGCGGGCTCGGCCGCCAGCCGGGCCCGCAGCACGCGCGGGAGGGGGGTGAGGTCCTCGGGGGCGTCACCCCGGCGCAGCCCCTCCCACACCTGGCGGGCCCGGTAGGCCGGCTCCCCGTCGAGGAGGGCGGCCAACTCGGCCGGAGTCACGTCGTACCGGGCCACGCCCCGTAGGCTATGGCGGCCATGGAGACCGGCCCGTCGCCCCAGCCGGACGGAGCTGCGCCATCGGCGAAGGGCCCGGGCGACCACGGCACCTTCGAGCACCACCACCGCAACATCCAGGGCGGCGCGGCTCGGGCCGCCGTGTTCGGCATCAGCGACGGCCTGGTCTCGAACGTGTCGCTGATCCTGGGCGTGGCCGGCGCCAACCCGGCGCCCGGGGTCGTGCGGCTGGCCGGGCTGGCCGGGCTGGTCGGCGGCGCCTTCTCGATGGCGGCCGGCGAGTACGTGTCGATGAAGGCCCAGTCCGAGCTCCTGGAGCGGGAGCTGGAGCTGGAGCGCATCGAGATCGACCGCCGCCCCGAGAGCGAGCGCCGGGAGCTGGCGGCGATCTACCGGGAGCGGGGCGTCGCCGCCGAGGTGGCCGACGAGCTGGCCACCCAGATGATGCGCGACCCCGACCTGGCGCTGGAGACCCACGCCCGCGAGGAGCTCGGCATCGACCCCAACGAGCTCGGGTCGCCGGTCCAGGCCGCCGTCTCGTCCTTCCTCGCCTTCGCCTTCGGCGCCGTGATCCCGCTCTTCCCGTGGTTCGTCTCGAAGGGGACGGGCGCCACCGTGGCGTCGGTGGTCCTCGGCGCGGTCGCCGCGGTGGCCATCGGCGTCGCCCTCGCCGCCTTCACCGGCCGTTCGGCCCCCCGCTCCGCCCTGCGCCAGCTGGCCATCGCCGCCGCCGCGGCGGCCGTCACCTTCGGCGTGGGCAACGCCGTGGGGGTGGGCGGCCTCGGCTGACCCCCGCCCGGCCGGGCGGGCCCGTCAGGCCGCCGGGGGGACGTCCACGCAGTACGCCCGGTCGACGTGGTCGACGCTGAACCCCAGGTCGTCGTAGAGGCGCAGGGCCGGGACGTTGTCGGCGTCGACGTAGAGCATGGCGGTGGCGATGCCGCGACGGGCCAGGGAGTCGAGACCGGCCAGGACGAGAGAGCGCCCCAGGCGCCGGCCCTGGAAGTCGGGGTCGACGGCCACCACGTAGATCTCGCCCAGCGTGGGGGAGTGGTCGGCGTGCACCTTGGTCCAACAGAAACCGGCCAGGCGGCCGTCGACCTCGTGGAGCAGGAACCCGGCCGGCTCGAACCACGGCTCCGCCTCCCGGCGCTTGAGCGTCTCCACGTCCCAGCCGCCCTGCTCGGGGTGGGCGGCGAACGCCCGGTTGTTGACCTCCAGCCACGCGTCCTCGTCGGCGCCCGGCTCGAACGGGCGGGTGGACAGCTCGTAGGGCTCGTCGACGGGCAGCGGGCGCCGCATCTGGAACAGGTCCCGGGTGTGCCGCATGCCGGCGCCGGTGGCGATGAGGTCCCGCGCCCGGGTGGGCTTGGGCACCCACAGCGAGATGCGCCCGCCACCCTCGTGGCGGACCACGTCCATGGCGGCGGCCACCAGGTCGGCGCCGATGGTGCGCTCGTGGTGGCGATGGTGCGGGTCCACCACGAACTCCAGCGCCCAGGTGGCGTCGCCCCGGGTCACCTGGGCGTAGCCGACGGGATGGCCGTGGCCGGGCTCCCAGGCGACCAGGCCGGCGAAGCCGCTGCGGCCGCCGTCGACCAGGTCGAGCCACTGGTGCTCGCCCAGCGGCGCGTGGCCGTCGGCCGCCGCCGCCACCTCGAGGAGCTCGCTCACGGCCGCGATGTCGCCCTGGCCCATCTGCCGCTTCACCTCGAGGTGATGCACGTCTGCCAAGGTAGCGGTGCCATGGCGCGTCCCCGGACACCCAAGGGGCGGGCCCGGGAGACGGCGGCCAGGCTGGCCGAGGAGTACCCGGGGACCGCGGCCGAGCTCTGCGCGCTCCGCCACGACGACCCGTACCAGCTGCTGGCCGCCACCATCCTCTCCGCCCAGACCACCGACGAGCGGGTCAACTCGGTGACGCCCACCCTCTTCGCCCGCTACCCGGCGCCGGCCGACCTGGCTGGCGCCGACCCGGGCGAGCTGGAGGCGATCATCCACTCCACCGGGTTCTTCCGGGCCAAGGCCCGCAGCCTCATCGGGATGGGCCGGGCGCTGGACGAGCGGTTCGGCGGCGAGGTGCCGTCGTCCATGGACGACCTCGTCACCATCCCGGGCGTCGGCCGCAAGACGGCCAACGTGGTCCGCAGCGTCGCCCTGGGCCTCCCCGGGCTGCCGGTCGACACCCACGTCGGCCGCCTCAGCCGCCGCCTCGGCCTCACCACCGAGACCGACCCGGTGAAGGTCGAGGCCGAGCTCGACGCCCTCGTCCCCGCCGCCGAGCGCGGCGCCCTCAGCCTCCGCCTCATCCTCCACGGCCGCCGGGTCTGCCTCTCCCGCAAGCCCAGGTGCGACTCG contains:
- a CDS encoding PIN domain-containing protein, which encodes MSFVVDTSVMRRLRVSAVRERVQALDGAGLARTAMTELEIGFSASNGEDWDRLIAALDVFEPLDVEARHFARAAQVQRLLAVHGLKGRKVPDLLIAAVAETTGRTVLHYDTDFDRIASVTGQAAEWVVPQGTID
- a CDS encoding DUF2442 domain-containing protein, with the translated sequence MEHLGDFRLRLTFSDGLVRELDFDGVLAGGVFEPLQDRALFAQVSVDTVAGTIAWPIGVDLDPDVLHGDHEPASGRAPVVLKEYHLGLTG
- a CDS encoding DUF4160 domain-containing protein, which codes for MLAHRSTGLEGRCSEAADAAPADGDLERLIVSFGRHLRAANRSPRTIEKYLLAARRFAAFCAATTGPPLPPPLRGLLRADAPAPRTVRRLPRLREFYGIVVYMYWQDHQPPHFHAIYGGEEALVRIDDAAFLAGSLPRTAARLVREWAELRRSELQDNWDRAQAPTKLVPIEPLR
- the rlmN gene encoding 23S rRNA (adenine(2503)-C(2))-methyltransferase RlmN, which encodes MARYDVTPAELAALLDGEPAYRARQVWEGLRRGDAPEDLTPLPRVLRARLAAEPALAPSLREDTAVETDDGDTVKWRWALADGRLIETVLMHYAGRTTVCVSSQAGCAMACGFCATGQAGFERNLTTGEIVEQVVRAGAEARRTGRRVSNVVFMGMGEPLANLDRVWPAIERMHGDLGLSARHLTVSTIGIVPGIRRLASLPLPVNLAVSLHAADDALRDELVPVNRRYPLEALLEACRAWVDAKGRRLSFEWALIAGVNDRAGDAARLAELAREVRAHVNLIPLNPTPGYAVRGTPAAGVRAFRDLLESLGVNATVRRNRGTDIDAACGQLAAAGAGRVPPPRRRADRPD
- a CDS encoding VIT1/CCC1 transporter family protein, which produces METGPSPQPDGAAPSAKGPGDHGTFEHHHRNIQGGAARAAVFGISDGLVSNVSLILGVAGANPAPGVVRLAGLAGLVGGAFSMAAGEYVSMKAQSELLERELELERIEIDRRPESERRELAAIYRERGVAAEVADELATQMMRDPDLALETHAREELGIDPNELGSPVQAAVSSFLAFAFGAVIPLFPWFVSKGTGATVASVVLGAVAAVAIGVALAAFTGRSAPRSALRQLAIAAAAAAVTFGVGNAVGVGGLG
- the mshD gene encoding mycothiol synthase, whose product is MHHLEVKRQMGQGDIAAVSELLEVAAAADGHAPLGEHQWLDLVDGGRSGFAGLVAWEPGHGHPVGYAQVTRGDATWALEFVVDPHHRHHERTIGADLVAAAMDVVRHEGGGRISLWVPKPTRARDLIATGAGMRHTRDLFQMRRPLPVDEPYELSTRPFEPGADEDAWLEVNNRAFAAHPEQGGWDVETLKRREAEPWFEPAGFLLHEVDGRLAGFCWTKVHADHSPTLGEIYVVAVDPDFQGRRLGRSLVLAGLDSLARRGIATAMLYVDADNVPALRLYDDLGFSVDHVDRAYCVDVPPAA
- the nth gene encoding endonuclease III; the protein is MARPRTPKGRARETAARLAEEYPGTAAELCALRHDDPYQLLAATILSAQTTDERVNSVTPTLFARYPAPADLAGADPGELEAIIHSTGFFRAKARSLIGMGRALDERFGGEVPSSMDDLVTIPGVGRKTANVVRSVALGLPGLPVDTHVGRLSRRLGLTTETDPVKVEAELDALVPAAERGALSLRLILHGRRVCLSRKPRCDSCILSDYCPSSLVPGRRPAPGARSSSPVATAT